Proteins from a genomic interval of Pogoniulus pusillus isolate bPogPus1 unplaced genomic scaffold, bPogPus1.pri scaffold_94_arrow_ctg1, whole genome shotgun sequence:
- the LOC135174614 gene encoding zinc finger protein 721-like translates to MEPKKELAQNNPETEVQQEEKKEEQAEKKAKEDKQEKDQEEEAEEEKEKQEEGEGEAAAGLSVPAKHCPECGQSLPPSWQPGKQQCPQPGTQRFICTHCGQRRSGFRRRQRGGTQLGSKVRVVCGECGKSFASSFALRIHRHIHTGQKPYRCGDCGKSFAFRSYLRRHRQIHSGRKFPCRDCGKSFTSSTALIRHWHIHTGEKPYSCGDCGKSFASSSELKIHRRIHTGEKPYSCGDCGKSFARNGTLRIHRRIHTGEKPFSCGDCGKSFTSSSALTIHRHSHTSEKEYSCSDCGKRFSTTARLKSHCAIHTGERPYRCSDCGKSFTSSTALSRHRRIHTGEKPYRCSDCGKSFFYRFELGRHIRFVHAGEKPYSCGDCGKSFNSSSAFSYHYHIHTGETPYRCGDCGKSFACSSTLIRHCRTHTGEKPYCCGDCGKSFACSSTLSDHRRIHTGERPYRCADCGESFTNRSARSHHRRIHTGEKPYSCADCGKSFTRSSVCSNHRRIHTGEKPYSCADCGKSFTTSSACSIHRRIHTGEKPYSCGDCGKSFTSSSALRCHHVIHTGEKPYSCADCGKSFACRSDCWRHRRIHTGKKPYSCADCGMSFATSSACRNHCRTHTGEKPYSCADCGKSFFSSSACCRHRCIHTGEKPYSCGDRGKSAFSSHLSQHRQIHSGKMFPCSVCGKSFTKSTSLIQHWHVHTGEKPYSCGDCGKSFASSSALIIHRRIHTGEKPYSCSDCGKSFTSCSALKIHHRIHTGEKPYSCSDCGKSFTNSSTLRIHRRIHTGEKPYSCGDCGKSFIRSSALKIHCRTHTREKVCSCSDCGKSFTSSSALTIHRRSHTSEKEYSCSDCGKRFSTTARLKSHCAIHTGEKPYRCSDCGKSFARSSGLSRHRHIHTGEKPYRCSDCGKSFFYRFELEKHNRFVHAGEKPYSCGDCGKSFNSSSAFSYHRHIHTGETPYRCGDCGKSFACSSTLSRHRRTHTGEKPYRCGDCGKSFACSSTLSDHRRIHTGEKPYSCADCGKSFTSSSACSNHRRTHTGEKPYSCADCGKSFTSSSACSNHRRTHTGEKPYSCADCGKSFTTSSARSRHHRIHTREKSYRCDFCGMSFQQKRDLSKHLRSCRYQKMNSDSKASKGPLSECHQEEQEQQEEAENEQQGEGETPSMEPQNEQSQRHPETTVQQEEKEEKKKRDSGEGAPAETQLVPKVVSISPVR, encoded by the coding sequence ATGGAGCCTAAGAAGGAGCTGGCCCAGAACAACCCCGAGACAGAAGTGCagcaagaagagaagaaggaggagcaaGCAGAAAAGAAGGCGAAGGAGGACAAGCAGGAGAAGGATcaggaggaagaggcagaggaagagaaagagaagcaggaggaaggtgaaggtgaAGCTGCCGCGGGCCTCTCTGTGCCTGCCAAGCATTGCCCCGAGTGCGGGCAGAGCCTCccgcccagctggcagccagggaagcagcagtgcccccagcctggcacccagcgctTCATCTGCACCCACTGCGGCCAGAGGCGCTCTGGCttccggcggcggcagcggggaGGCACCCAGCTGGGCTCCAAGGTTCGGGTGGTGTGTGgtgagtgtggcaagagctttgccagcagctttgctctccGAATTCACCGTCACATCCACACCGGGCAAAAGCCGTACAGGTgtggtgactgtggcaagagctttgccttCCGTTCCTATCTCAGGCGTCACCGCCAGATACATTCTGGGAGGAAGTTCCCTTGCCGGGACTGCGGTAAGAGTttcaccagcagcactgctctaaTCCGTCACTGGCAcatccacaccggggagaagccgtACAGCTGCGGTGattgtggcaagagctttgccagtAGCTCTGAGCTCAAAATTCACCGTCGCATCCACACGGGGGAGAAGCCCTACAGCTgtggtgactgtggcaagagcttcgcCAGAAACGGTACGCTCAGAATTCACCGTCGCATCCACACGGgggagaagcccttcagctgcgGTGattgtggcaagagctttaccagcagctctgctctcacaaTTCACCGTCACAGCCACACCAGCGAGAAGGAGTACAGCTGCAGTGACTGCGGCAAGCGCTTCAGCACCACTGCCCGGCTAAAGAGTCACTGCGCCATCCACACCGGGGAGAGGCCATACAGATgcagtgactgtggcaagagctttaccagcagcactgctctgagcCGTCACCGTCGcatccacaccggggagaagccctACAGGTGCAGTGATTGCGGCAAGAGCTTTTTCTATAGATTTGAACTCGGGCGACACATTCGCTTCGTCCACGCTGGGGAGAAGCCATACAGCTgtggtgactgtggcaagagctttaaTAGTAGCTCTGCTTTCAGTTATCACTATCACATCCATACCGGGGAGACGCCATACAGATGcggtgactgtggcaagagctttgcctgCAGCTCTACTCTCATCCGTCACTGTCGCAcccacaccggggagaagccctACTGCTGcggtgactgtggcaagagctttgcctgCAGCTCTACTCTCAGCGATCACCGTCGCATCCACACCGGGGAGAGGCCCTACAGATGTGCTGACTGTGGTGAGAGCTTTACCAACAGGTCTGCTCGCAGCCACCACCGTCGCAtccacactggggagaagccatacagctgtgctgactgtggcaagagctttaccCGCAGCTCTGTTTGCAGCAATCACCGTCGCAtccacactggggagaagccctatagctgtgctgactgtggcaagagctttaccACCAGCTCTGCTTGCAGCATTCACCGTCGCAtccacactggggagaagccatacagctgtggtgactgtggcaagagctttaccagcagctctgctctcagatgTCATCATGTCAttcacaccggggagaagccatacagctgtgctgactgtggaAAGAGCTTTGCCTGCCGCTCAGATTGCTGGCGTCACCGTCGCATCCACACCGGGAAGAAGCcctacagctgtgctgactgtggcaTGAGCTTTGCCACCAGCTCTGCTTGCAGGAATCACTGTCGCACAcacactggggagaagccatatagctgtgctgactgtggcaagagctttttcagcagctctgcttgctgccGTCACCGTTGcatccacaccggggagaagccatACAGCTGTGGTGACCGCGGCAAGAGTGCCTTCAGTTCCCATCTCAGCCAGCACCGCCAAATCCATTCAGGGAAGATGTTCCCCTGCAGTGTCTGCGGCAAGAGTTTCACCAAGAGCACTTCCCTAATCCAGCACTGGCATgtccacaccggggagaagccttACAGCTGCGGTGattgtggcaagagctttgccagtAGTTCTGCTCTCATAATTCACCGCCGcatccacaccggggagaagccatacagctgcagtgactgtggcaagagtttcaccagttgctctgctctcaaAATTCACCATCGCAtccacactggggagaagccgtacagctgcagtgactgtggcaagagcttcaccaacAGCTCTACTCTCAGAATTCACCGTCGCATCCACACGGGGGAGAAGCCCTACAGCTgtggtgactgtggcaagagcttcatcAGAAGCTCTGCTCTCAAAATTCACTGTCGCACCCACACCCGCGAGAAGGTGTGCAGCTgcagtgactgtggcaagagctttaccagcagctctgctctcacaaTTCACCGTCGCAGCCACACCAGCGAGAAGGAGTACAGCTGCAGTGACTGCGGCAAGCGCTTCAGCACCACTGCCCGGCTAAAGAGTCACTGCGCCAtccacactggggagaagccGTACAGATgcagtgactgtggcaagagctttgccaggagctctgGTCTCAGCCGTCACCGTCAcatccacaccggggagaagccctACAGGTGCAGTGATTGCGGCAAGAGCTTTTTCTACAGATTTGAACTCGAGAAGCACAATCGCTTCGTCCACGCTGGGGAGAAGCCATACAGCTGTGGTGattgtggcaagagctttaaTAGTAGCTCTGCTTTCAGTTATCACCGTCACATCCATACCGGGGAGACGCCATACAGATGcggtgactgtggcaagagctttgcctgCAGCTCTACTCTCAGCCGTCACCGTCGCACccacactggggagaagcccTACAGATGcggtgactgtggcaagagctttgcctgCAGCTCTACTCTCAGCGATCACCGTCGcatccacaccggggagaagccatacagctgtgctgactgtggcaagagctttaccagcagctctgcttgcagcAATCACCGTCGCACacacaccggggagaagccatacagctgtgctgactgtggcaagagctttaccagcagctctgcttgcagcAATCACCGTCGCACACACACCGGAGAGAAGCCatacagctgtgctgactgtggcaagagctttaccACCAGCTCTGCCCGCAGCCGTCACCATCGCATCCACACCAGGGAGAAGTCATACAGATGTGATTTCTGTGGCATGAGCTTCCAGCAGAAGAGAGATCTGAGCAAGCACCTGCGCAGCTGCAGGTACCAGAAGATGAACAGTGACAGCAAAGCTTCCAAGGGTCCCCTCTCTGAGTGccaccaggaggagcaggagcagcaggaagaggcagagaaTGAGCAGCAGGGTGAAGGTGAGACCCCCAGCATGGAGCCTCAGAatgagcagagccagaggcatCCTGAGACTACAgtgcagcaggaagagaaggaggagaagaaaaaaagagacagtGGAGAAGGAGCACCTGCAGAGACTCAGCTGGTTCCCAAGGTGGTGTCCATAAGCCCTGTTAGATGA